The following coding sequences are from one Triticum aestivum cultivar Chinese Spring chromosome 5A, IWGSC CS RefSeq v2.1, whole genome shotgun sequence window:
- the LOC123104997 gene encoding protein ECERIFERUM 26-like, producing MPTATPTATGLATAPGSRVTRYAKSTAASVTPVRPGKTHELSALDNAMGRHAVHLVLYCRAAPGVDRDPLKESLSEALSLYPAMVGRLTRPEGEGGPAAGSGWIVKCNDAGVRTVDARASVTLDEWLATASGDDEMDLAYFEPMGSEAYIWSPFYVQLTEFADKSYALGLSCTHYHNDPTAAALFFHGWAAAHRRSTSPYPPFLHSPSFAVPPAASPPPAPPLLAAKSAAAPPSADAADAMSSATFHFPADAMRALLSSLEPETSPFAALAALFWLRVAGAEEERELTLAIDFRKKMHAPLPTGYYGSVVHFTRARADLASGLAAVAAALDRRVAGVPEEDVWAAVEWLHARQAEGGEPFQMYGPEFTCMALDHVPMYGAEFVAGVPPARVACRVGGAAGEGIVIVVPAAEGHSARDVVVTLPAETTARICRDVELLRYGGEVVAGPKVGTGAKAQ from the exons ATGCCGACGGCGACCCCGACGGCGACGGGCCTGGCGACGGCACCGGGCAGCCGCGTGACGCGGTACGCCAAGTCGACGGCGGCGTCGGTCACGCCGGTGCGCCCCGGCAAGACGCACGAGCTCTCGGCGCTGGACAACGCCATGGGCCGCCACGCCGTGCACCTGGTGCTCTACTGCCGCGCCGCGCCCGGCGTCGACCGGGACCCGCTCAAGGAGTCGCTCTCCGAGGCGCTCTCGCTCTACCCGGCCATGGTCGGCCGGCTCACCCGCCCCGAAGGAGAGGGCGGCCCCGCGGCCGGCTCCGGGTGGATTGTCAAATGCAACGACGCCGGCGTGCGCACCGTGGACGCGAGGGCGTCGGTCACGCTTGACGAGTGGCTCGCCACGGCGTCCGGCGACGACGAGATGGACCTCGCCTACTTCGAGCCCATGGGGTCCGAGGCTTACATCTGGTCTCCCTTCTACGTCCAG CTGACGGAGTTCGCGGACAAGTCGTACGCGCTGGGGCTGAGCTGCACGCACTACCACAACGACCCCACGGCGGCCGCGCTCTTCTTCCACGGCTGggccgccgcccaccgccggagCACCAGCCCCTACCCGCCCTTCCTCCACTCGCCGTCCTTCGCCGTGCCcccggccgcctcgccgcccccgGCGCCGCCTCTGCTCGCCGCCAAGTCCGCGGCCGCTCCGCCTAGCGCCGACGCCGCCGACGCCATGTCATCCGCAACGTTCCACTTCCCGGCCGACGCCATGCGCGCGCTGCTGTCCTCCCTCGAGCCCGAGACGAGCCCCTTCGCGGCGCTCGCCGCGCTCTTCTGGCTCCGCGTCGCCGGCGCCGAGGAGGAGAGGGAGCTCACGCTCGCCATCGACTTCCGCAAGAAGATGCACGCGCCGCTGCCGACGGGGTACTACGGCAGCGTCGTCCACTTCACGCGCGCGCGCGCCGACCTGGCGTCGGGGCtcgcggccgtggcggcggcgctgGACCGGCGCGTGGCCGGCGTGCCGGAGGAGGATGTGTGGGCCGCCGTGGAGTGGCTGCACGCGCGGCAGGCCGAAGGCGGCGAGCCCTTCCAGATGTACGGGCCAGAGTTCACCTGCATGGCGCTGGACCACGTGCCCATGTACGGCGCCGAGTTCGTGGCCGGGGTACCGCCGGCGCGCGTGGCATGCCGCGTCGGCGGGGCGGCCGGAGAGGGGATCGTGATCGTCGTGCCCGCGGCCGAGGGCCACTCGGCGAGGGACGTGGTGGTGACGCTCCCGGCAGAGACGACGGCCAGGATCTGCCGCGACGTCGAGCTGCTCCGGTACGGCGGCGAGGTGGTGGCTGGGCCTAAGGTGGGAACGGGGGCCAAGGCACAGTAG